In a genomic window of Variovorax paradoxus:
- a CDS encoding RusA family crossover junction endodeoxyribonuclease, giving the protein MIRLTLPYPISANRYWRPVKLGAHISIVPTKEAKAFRVEVGAMARAAGVRTPLSGRIAVHLQLYPHRPLDWQTRQRKHGAAWDDTVQCIDLTNAEKVLMDALNGVAFGDDKQVRRYSAERMEPDEHGARVVLTIEPIAAPAVQGDLLGAVA; this is encoded by the coding sequence ATGATCCGCCTGACCCTCCCGTACCCGATCAGCGCCAACCGGTACTGGCGCCCGGTCAAGCTCGGCGCCCACATCAGCATCGTGCCCACGAAGGAGGCCAAGGCATTCCGCGTGGAGGTGGGCGCCATGGCCCGAGCCGCGGGTGTGCGCACGCCGCTGTCGGGCCGCATCGCAGTGCACCTGCAGCTCTACCCGCATCGTCCGCTCGACTGGCAGACGCGCCAGCGCAAGCACGGCGCGGCCTGGGACGATACCGTGCAGTGCATCGACCTGACCAACGCTGAGAAGGTGCTGATGGACGCGCTGAACGGCGTGGCGTTCGGCGACGACAAGCAGGTGCGTCGGTATTCGGCCGAGCGCATGGAGCCCGACGAACACGGCGCGCGCGTGGTGCTCACCATCGAGCCCAT
- a CDS encoding YdaU family protein: protein MNYYEHHLGDFLKKTAHLSAMQEGIYRRLLDRYYITEQPLPGDFEACCRLARANGRHEKQAVREVLAEFFSLVQGFHANARADEEIAKFQNKSKKAKASANARWEKEKAEALANSGHANASETHDADDMRTHSEGNAPRARPQTPDTSNQSPDITAHAVIAGANAGAAAKAMRAAGLQDANPSHPELLALLAAGITLPELEDAARVAAAGGKGFVYALRVAAGRRREAAKVGTLPAAAPPTETPYQRRSRETVAAFAPSLARRPPGQRHDPETIEAETRDVTPPALG, encoded by the coding sequence ATGAACTACTACGAGCACCACCTCGGCGACTTCCTCAAGAAGACGGCGCATCTGTCGGCCATGCAGGAGGGGATCTATCGGCGGTTGCTCGATCGCTACTACATCACTGAACAGCCGTTGCCTGGCGACTTCGAGGCCTGCTGCCGGCTCGCACGCGCGAACGGGCGTCACGAAAAACAGGCGGTCAGGGAAGTTCTGGCCGAGTTTTTTTCTCTCGTTCAGGGTTTCCATGCCAATGCGCGAGCCGACGAGGAAATCGCGAAGTTTCAGAACAAGAGCAAGAAGGCGAAGGCCTCTGCAAATGCGCGCTGGGAAAAGGAAAAAGCAGAAGCACTCGCTAACTCAGGCCATGCGAACGCATCGGAAACGCATGATGCGGACGACATGCGAACGCATAGCGAAGGCAATGCACCGCGCGCCCGTCCCCAGACACCAGACACCAGTAACCAGTCACCAGACATAACCGCTCACGCGGTTATCGCGGGCGCAAACGCGGGGGCTGCGGCGAAGGCGATGCGGGCGGCAGGGCTGCAGGACGCCAATCCATCGCACCCCGAGCTGCTGGCGCTGCTGGCCGCCGGAATCACGCTCCCCGAGCTCGAGGACGCGGCCCGTGTTGCTGCCGCCGGGGGCAAGGGCTTCGTCTACGCCCTGCGCGTCGCTGCTGGCCGGCGCCGTGAAGCCGCGAAGGTCGGCACGCTGCCCGCGGCCGCACCGCCCACCGAAACCCCCTACCAGCGCCGGTCTCGCGAGACGGTTGCCGCCTTCGCGCCGAGCCTCGCGCGCCGCCCGCCGGGCCAGCGCCACGACCCCGAAACCATCGAAGCGGAGACACGCGATGTCACTCCCCCAGCCCTGGGTTGA
- a CDS encoding site-specific DNA-methyltransferase, protein MRTEVIGGATLYHGEALEVLQALEPGVADAVITDPPYSSGGAFRGDRAMDTKTKYLSTGSSNLGKTSDFGGDNRDQRSFHFWSTLWAAAALRASKPGSPALFFTDWRQLPISTDYLQAGGWVWRGVVPWVKTSPRPQMGRFTSAAEYVVWGSAGPMPVDRGVGCLPGFYEFHVPGDREHVTQKPVPLMAAMVEICEPGGVVLDPFMGSGTTGVAALQLGRKFIGCEQSLQYFDVACRRIEEAITSTRMFADAQQPLQQSLMPEAAA, encoded by the coding sequence ATGAGAACCGAGGTCATCGGCGGCGCGACGCTCTACCACGGCGAAGCGCTGGAAGTACTGCAGGCTCTCGAGCCTGGAGTCGCTGACGCCGTGATAACAGACCCGCCGTATTCGAGCGGGGGCGCCTTTCGCGGCGATCGCGCCATGGATACGAAGACGAAGTACCTCAGTACCGGATCTTCGAACCTAGGCAAGACCTCGGATTTCGGCGGCGACAACCGCGACCAGCGATCGTTTCATTTCTGGTCGACGCTCTGGGCCGCCGCCGCGCTGCGCGCATCAAAGCCAGGCTCACCCGCGCTGTTCTTCACCGACTGGCGACAGCTCCCCATCTCCACCGACTATCTGCAGGCTGGCGGCTGGGTGTGGCGCGGCGTGGTGCCATGGGTCAAGACGTCGCCCAGGCCGCAGATGGGGCGTTTTACCTCGGCCGCCGAGTACGTCGTCTGGGGTTCGGCTGGACCGATGCCGGTCGATCGCGGCGTGGGATGTCTTCCTGGCTTCTACGAATTCCACGTACCGGGCGATCGAGAGCACGTCACCCAGAAGCCGGTACCGCTTATGGCCGCGATGGTCGAGATTTGCGAGCCTGGCGGCGTCGTGCTCGATCCGTTCATGGGCAGTGGCACCACGGGTGTTGCGGCGCTGCAGCTCGGACGGAAGTTCATCGGCTGTGAGCAGAGCCTGCAGTACTTCGACGTCGCCTGCCGCCGTATCGAGGAAGCCATCACCAGTACCCGCATGTTTGCTGACGCTCAGCAACCGCTGCAGCAGTCGTTGATGCCGGAGGCCGCGGCATGA